Proteins from a genomic interval of Solidesulfovibrio sp.:
- the rpsT gene encoding 30S ribosomal protein S20, whose product MANHKSAIKRHRQSLLARARNRAVKTRVRNVIKAVRAALSAGDAAAAETALLSATKVLDKAATKKVIHWKTAARNISRLSTAINKAK is encoded by the coding sequence TTGGCCAACCATAAATCCGCCATCAAACGGCACCGCCAAAGCCTTTTGGCCCGGGCTCGCAACCGGGCGGTCAAAACCCGCGTGCGCAATGTCATCAAGGCCGTACGCGCCGCCCTTTCCGCCGGTGACGCCGCCGCCGCCGAAACCGCCCTGCTGAGCGCCACCAAGGTCCTGGACAAGGCCGCCACGAAAAAGGTCATCCACTGGAAGACCGCCGCCCGCAACATCTCCCGCCTGTCCACGGCCATCAACAAGGCCAAATAA
- a CDS encoding DsrE family protein — translation MHFDVVFHVDTDAAALGMALTNVANYLDALVHEAFTVVLLVNGPAIGLLTADGEQASLIGDLAAKGLSVRVCRNAMRHFGVPAEQLHPACAIVPAGVVELVDLQRKGFAYIKP, via the coding sequence ATGCACTTCGACGTGGTTTTTCACGTGGATACGGACGCGGCCGCCCTGGGCATGGCCCTGACCAACGTGGCCAACTATCTCGATGCCCTGGTGCACGAGGCGTTCACGGTGGTGCTGCTGGTCAACGGCCCGGCCATCGGGCTCCTGACGGCCGACGGCGAGCAGGCCAGCCTTATCGGCGACCTGGCGGCCAAGGGGCTGTCGGTGCGGGTGTGCCGAAACGCCATGCGGCATTTCGGCGTGCCGGCCGAGCAGCTCCACCCGGCCTGCGCCATCGTGCCGGCCGGCGTGGTGGAGCTGGTGGATCTGCAGCGCAAGGGCTTTGCCTACATCAAGCCGTAG